The Acidobacteriota bacterium genome has a segment encoding these proteins:
- a CDS encoding protein kinase, giving the protein MVRQSVADSRIIEHFRRERQILAGLNHPNIAALHDGGISDRGEPFIAMEYVDGLTLTEYASARALSIHDRLLLFLKVCAAVAYAHRNLVVHRDIKPSNIVINSDGEPKLLDFGLAKAFEIDNTNTQTAVLAFTPAYASPEQIGGRAITTSSDIYSLGVVLYELLTGSKPLDLENKSFDEVLQTINASQPVPPSSVVRLAPNIPGRRSLAGDLDNIVLMALRKEPERRYTSVEDLAEDVRRHLSGRPVIARPNTAVYLIGKFFNRHRLGVGAAALIVISLVTGMIFALWQASVARHERDRAEHRFRDIRQLSNSLLFEITPKIERLNGATEARETVVTRALEYLDSLAEESADDAGLQAELAAAYEKVGDLQGNPNRPNLNNLSGAVTSFEKALLIRQRLPQSADNRRLIARNLQSTSLIRTRQSDISGAIRDSELGLTIYGELIAADPGSAELKMSAIEAQIEHAQIYSNNNQYSVAVPLFRKTIDQLAGLDQNSDVVQKLQTRAIFYLSNALSWDGAQSEAEIEMDKAIELADGLAARSPNDSGVLALVWLAYGLASSIYEEASPTRSLHFAERQFAVAEQAVNADKADAQARYNLARTGSRLGFVLTLVGKPREAYMRLTKTEEMFKTLVSDDPKNAMFQRDLATLYVRMGDTSEKANNLQDAMVKYQRSAEIYKQIADLDVRNTLARRDLAQSLKSVGMTAIKLGRKEIARRELERSLALLNELRSQNAIGKWDEKLLDEVQLSLTKL; this is encoded by the coding sequence ATCGTCCGCCAATCAGTCGCCGACTCCCGCATAATCGAGCATTTTCGACGCGAACGTCAGATTCTCGCAGGCCTTAACCATCCCAACATCGCCGCATTGCACGACGGCGGCATTTCCGATCGCGGTGAGCCGTTCATCGCAATGGAATATGTCGATGGTCTGACGCTGACCGAATACGCGTCGGCCCGAGCGCTGTCCATCCACGATCGTCTGCTGCTCTTTTTGAAGGTTTGTGCCGCCGTGGCGTACGCACATCGGAATCTCGTAGTGCATCGCGATATCAAACCGTCGAACATCGTAATCAACTCGGATGGCGAGCCGAAATTACTTGATTTTGGGCTTGCCAAGGCGTTCGAGATCGATAATACCAACACTCAAACCGCCGTACTCGCATTTACGCCGGCCTACGCATCGCCGGAACAGATCGGCGGGCGGGCGATCACCACCTCAAGTGATATTTACTCGCTCGGAGTAGTTCTGTATGAATTGTTGACCGGGTCAAAACCGCTGGACCTTGAAAATAAGAGTTTCGACGAGGTTTTGCAGACGATCAATGCAAGTCAGCCCGTCCCTCCAAGTTCGGTCGTCCGCCTGGCTCCGAATATTCCCGGGAGACGGTCATTGGCCGGCGACCTCGACAATATTGTTTTAATGGCTCTTCGGAAGGAACCCGAGAGGCGCTACACATCAGTTGAGGACCTCGCCGAGGATGTCCGGCGCCACCTTAGCGGAAGGCCGGTGATAGCTCGGCCGAATACCGCCGTCTATCTAATTGGTAAATTTTTCAACCGACATAGATTGGGTGTCGGTGCCGCGGCACTGATCGTGATTTCACTCGTTACCGGGATGATCTTTGCTCTGTGGCAGGCCAGTGTCGCACGTCACGAACGTGACCGTGCGGAACACCGCTTTCGCGACATTCGACAACTTTCAAATTCACTTCTATTTGAGATCACGCCGAAGATCGAGCGTCTGAACGGTGCGACTGAAGCTCGTGAAACGGTCGTAACACGGGCACTCGAGTACCTCGATTCTCTGGCGGAGGAATCGGCGGATGACGCAGGACTTCAGGCTGAGCTTGCGGCAGCGTACGAAAAGGTCGGCGATCTGCAGGGCAACCCAAATCGCCCTAATCTAAACAATCTATCGGGGGCGGTCACCAGTTTCGAAAAGGCACTTTTGATCAGGCAGCGGTTACCGCAAAGTGCCGACAACCGGCGACTCATCGCCCGGAACTTGCAATCGACGAGCCTTATTCGCACGCGACAAAGTGATATCTCGGGCGCGATCCGCGACAGTGAATTGGGCCTTACCATCTACGGCGAACTCATTGCAGCGGATCCGGGGTCCGCTGAACTGAAGATGTCGGCTATTGAGGCTCAGATCGAGCACGCGCAGATCTATTCCAATAATAACCAATACTCGGTGGCGGTGCCGCTCTTTCGAAAGACGATCGACCAACTTGCCGGGCTGGATCAAAATTCAGACGTCGTTCAAAAATTGCAGACTCGGGCGATCTTCTATCTCAGCAACGCTCTTTCGTGGGACGGTGCACAGAGTGAGGCCGAGATCGAGATGGACAAGGCGATCGAGTTGGCCGACGGGCTCGCTGCCCGTTCACCAAATGACTCCGGCGTCCTGGCTCTCGTATGGCTCGCGTACGGCCTTGCCAGCAGCATTTACGAAGAGGCCTCGCCGACCCGTTCGCTGCATTTTGCCGAGCGGCAGTTTGCGGTCGCCGAGCAGGCCGTAAATGCAGATAAGGCGGACGCTCAGGCTCGCTATAATCTCGCTCGCACCGGATCACGATTGGGATTTGTTCTTACGCTTGTCGGTAAGCCTCGGGAAGCGTATATGCGGCTCACAAAGACCGAAGAAATGTTTAAGACATTGGTCTCGGATGATCCTAAAAACGCGATGTTTCAGCGTGATCTCGCTACGCTATATGTGAGAATGGGCGATACCAGCGAGAAAGCGAACAATCTACAGGACGCGATGGTCAAATATCAGAGATCTGCCGAGATATATAAGCAGATCGCCGATCTGGATGTCCGCAATACACTTGCCCGCCGCGACCTCGCCCAGTCACTTAAAAGCGTCGGTATGACGGCGATCAAACTTGGCCGCAAAGAGATCGCCCGGCGCGAACTCGAACGCTCCCTAGCTCTGCTCAATGAACTGCGATCTCAAAACGCGATCGGCAAATGGGATGAGAAACTCCTGGACGAGGTCCAACTTTCACTCACAAAACTCTGA
- a CDS encoding 4Fe-4S cluster-binding domain-containing protein, whose translation MWLYRIYHNSVVDGPGRRSVVQVSGCSIRCPGCYVPDTHDRHNGKLVSVSSVVKEVLSRSAEHDGVTILGGEPFDQAGPVAELVSRLNRFNQQILVYSGNTLETLIARHDPCVDYILTHIDVLIDGPFEQFLNAKTGEYRGSSNQQLYGLQAG comes from the coding sequence ATCTGGCTCTATCGGATTTATCATAATTCGGTCGTTGATGGGCCTGGTCGAAGAAGCGTAGTTCAAGTTTCAGGATGTTCAATTCGTTGTCCTGGATGTTACGTGCCCGATACACACGATCGGCACAATGGGAAGTTGGTTTCCGTTTCGTCAGTTGTCAAGGAAGTCCTGTCCAGAAGCGCCGAACACGATGGGGTTACGATTCTGGGTGGCGAGCCGTTTGACCAGGCCGGGCCCGTCGCAGAACTGGTATCGAGACTTAATCGATTCAATCAGCAGATATTAGTGTACAGCGGCAATACGCTCGAAACCCTAATCGCACGACACGATCCATGTGTCGACTATATTCTCACCCATATAGATGTTTTGATTGATGGACCGTTCGAACAATTTCTCAACGCCAAGACTGGAGAATATCGGGGTTCTTCGAATCAGCAACTTTATGGATTGCAGGCCGGTTAA
- a CDS encoding DUF2997 domain-containing protein gives MPEVEFKIDTERGTCETEIKGYQGTACEKAARQLKEVLGDPSAETKKQEYFVKRRSKLTSKRK, from the coding sequence ATGCCCGAGGTTGAATTCAAGATCGATACCGAACGTGGAACCTGCGAGACCGAAATAAAAGGGTATCAAGGGACCGCTTGCGAGAAGGCCGCAAGACAGCTAAAGGAAGTTCTTGGCGATCCCTCTGCGGAAACTAAGAAGCAAGAGTATTTCGTCAAACGGAGGTCCAAACTGACCAGCAAACGAAAATGA
- a CDS encoding DUF1257 domain-containing protein produces the protein MSKYMTFDSQSFPNRELLIEALAECGFPTPTVGTDIPLEGWDKRDPQTADVVIKRREVQRQSLLGDIGFRRTSKGYVAVIDDMDLNYHLGKDFVIRLQNSYHEAAARKMAKKLGGTLIKERIGKTLKIRIKY, from the coding sequence TGACATTTGACTCTCAGTCATTCCCGAATCGAGAGTTGCTCATCGAAGCCTTGGCCGAATGCGGGTTCCCAACTCCGACTGTCGGAACTGACATTCCCCTCGAAGGATGGGATAAACGCGATCCACAAACAGCCGATGTCGTTATTAAGCGTCGTGAAGTCCAGCGGCAATCGCTTTTGGGAGATATCGGCTTCCGGAGAACGTCAAAAGGCTATGTTGCCGTTATCGATGATATGGACCTGAATTACCACTTAGGGAAAGACTTCGTGATCAGGCTTCAGAACAGCTATCACGAAGCAGCGGCAAGAAAGATGGCCAAGAAGCTCGGCGGCACGCTTATCAAGGAACGAATCGGAAAAACTCTTAAGATACGTATCAAATATTGA